A genomic region of Oryza glaberrima chromosome 1, OglaRS2, whole genome shotgun sequence contains the following coding sequences:
- the LOC127779803 gene encoding E3 ubiquitin-protein ligase At3g02290-like, translating into MGGFCCCLCTDDFEEYAHPNNPIYRQGVCLRNFFHNFFGGYTATFQRLESRPSNPAQGAAPLASTNPSTNITDNSLSETYHLVSRPPPYDTDPRYARVQREGLVSRREKSINLTQEESLALRRNGSSSGIEHLAAQKKWSSTEPEGEYKVHRSESTKSLSAKSYNSSFAVVTSEDEDVCPTCLEEYTPDNPKIIAKCSHHYHLSCIYEWMERSDTCPICGKEMEFCETP; encoded by the exons ATGGGAGGATTTTGCTGTTGCCTCTGCACTGACGATTTCGAGGAGTACGCTCATCCAAATAACCCTATCTATAGGCAAGGTGTATGCCTAAGGAATTTTTTCCACAACTTTTTTGGCGGG TATACTGCCACATTCCAGAGGCTCGAATCTAGACCTAGCAACCCAGCTCAAGGAGCTGCTCCATTGGCATCCACTAATCCAAGTACCAATATAACTGACAATTCATTATCCGAAACTTATCACCTTGTGTCCAGACCTCCACCGTATGATACTGATCCTAGATATGCCCGTGTTCAAAGAGAGGGTTTGGTATCTAGGCGTGAAAAGTCTATAAATCTAACGCAAGAAGAGTCACTGGCTCTTAGGCGAAATGGCAGCAGCTCTGGCATTGAACATTTAGCTGCTCAGAAGAAATGGAGCAGCACTGAACCTGAGGGTGAATATAAAGTCCATCGCTCTGAATCCACCAAGAGTTTATCCGCAAAATCGTATAACAGCAGTTTTGCAGTTGTCACTTCAGAAGATGAAGATGTCTGCCCTACTTGTCTAGAAG AATACACTCCAGACAATCCGAAGATTATAGCTAAATGCTCCCATCATTATCATCTTAGTTGTATCTACGAATGGATGGAAAGAAGTGATACTTGTCCGATTTGTGGGAAG GAAATGGAGTTTTGTGAAACCCCATGA
- the LOC127779793 gene encoding uncharacterized protein LOC127779793 codes for MTGAVSKLAAPRPAAAAPLPPASVRSAFLASAPSPRRFSVSIAAGRARSPIIAMASAKEGNGAPTKRTTLHDLYDLQGQSPWYDNLCRPVTDLLPLIGSGVRGVTSNPSIFQKAISTSNAYDDQFKQLILAGKDAESAYWELVIKDIQDACKLFEPIYDQTDGADGYVSVEVSPRLANDTQGTVEAAKWLHKVVDRPNVYIKIPATAECVPSIKEVIANGISVNVTLIFSIARYEAVIDAYIDGLEASGLSDLSRVTSVASFFVSRVDTLIDKMLEKIGTPEALALRGKAAVAQAKLANQLYQKKFSGPRWDALVKKGAKKQRLLWASTSVKNPAYPDTLYVDPLIGPDTVSTMPDQALLAFIDHGTVSRTIDANVSDAEGVYSALEKLGIDWDEVGKQLELEGVDSFKKAFDSLLVSLEEKGNSLKKTVSL; via the exons atgaCCGGCGCCGTCTCCAAGCTCGCCGCCCCgaggccggcggccgccgcgccgctcccgccggCGTCCGTCCGCTCCGCGTTCCTCGCCTCCGccccctccccgcgccgcttctccgtctccatcgccgccggccgcgccaggAGCCCCATCAT TGCGATGGCTTCTGCCAAGGAAGGAAATGGTGCCCCAACGAAGAGGACAACCCTTCATGATCTCTATGATCTCCAGGGTCAGTCCCCGTGGTACGACAACCTCTGCCGTCCTGTCACCGATTTGCTGCCCCTTATTGGCAGCGGCGTCCGTGGAGTCACCAGCAACCCATCA ATTTTCCAGAAAGCCATCTCGACTTCCAATGCATACGATGACCAGTTCAAGCAGCTTATATTAGCTGGAAAGGACGCAGAGAGCGCTTATTGGGAACTTGTCATCAAGGATATCCAAGATGCGTGCAAACTTTTTGAGCCTATCTACGACCAGACCGATGGGGCAGATGGGTATGTTTCTGTGGAGGTCTCCCCTAGGCTGGCAAATGATACCCAGGGAACTGTTGAAGCTGCAAAATGGTTGCACAAAGTGGTCGACAGGCCCAATGTCTACATAAAGATCCCTGCTACCGCAGAATGTGTTCCTTCTATCAAGGAAGTTATTGCTAATGGCATTAGTGTCAACGTCACA CTTATCTTCTCGATTGCAAGATACGAGGCTGTGATTGATGCTTACATTGATGGACTTGAGGCCTCTGGTTTGAGTGACCTATCCCGAGTGACCAGTGTAGCGTCCTTCTTTGTCAGCCGAGTTGACACACTTATTGACAAAATGCTCGAGAAGATCGGAACACCTGAGGCACTTGCCCTCAGAGGAAAG GCTGCTGTAGCACAGGCAAAGCTAGCCAACCAGCTTTACCAGAAGAAATTCTCTGGCCCGAGGTGGGATGCTTTGGTCAAGAAAGGTGCCAAGAAGCAGAGGTTGTTGTGGGCATCTACCAGTGTGAAGAACCCTGCATACCCAGACACTCTTTACGTGGATCCTCTCATCGGACCTGACACC GTTTCTACCATGCCCGACCAAGCTCTGCTGGCATTCATCGACCACGGCACAGTTTCGAGGACAATCGACGCAAACGTTTCGGATGCTGAAGGTGTATACAGTGCCCTGGAGAAGCTGGGTATAGATTGGGATGAGGTTGGCAAGCAGCTAGAGCTGGAAGGTGTGGACTCCTTCAAGAAGGCCTTCGACAGCCTGCTTGTGAGCTTGGAGGAGAAGGGCAATTCCCTCAAGAAGACCGTGAGCCTGTAG
- the LOC127759860 gene encoding probable glucuronosyltransferase Os01g0926400: protein MGTRPCAGVASAVAAAVAVLLLAVSCFAAAATTTQKHGRMSGKGGDVLEDDPTGKLKVFVYEMPRKYNLNLLAKDSRCLQHMFAAEIFMHQFLLSSPVRTLDPEEADWFYTPAYTTCDLTPQGFPLPFRAPRIMRSAVRYVAATWPYWNRTDGADHFFLAPHDFGACFHYQEERAIERGILPVLRRATLVQTFGQRHHPCLQPGSITVPPYADPRKMEAHRISPATPRSIFVYFRGLFYDMGNDPEGGYYARGARASVWENFKDNPLFDISTEHPATYYEDMQRAIFCLCPLGWAPWSPRLVEAVVFGCIPVIIADDIVLPFADAIPWGEISVFVAEEDVPRLDTILASVPLDEVIRKQRLLASPAMKQAVLFHQPARAGDAFHQILNGLARKLPHPKGVFLEPGEKGIDWDQGLENDLKPW from the exons ATGGGGACGAGGCCGTGCGCCGGcgtggcgtcggcggtggcggcggcggtggccgttcTGCTGCTCGCCGTGTCTTGCttcgctgcggcggcgacgacgacgcagaaGCATGGCAGGATGTCAG GGAAGGGCGGCGACGTGCTGGAGGACGACCCGACGGGGAAGCTGAAGGTGTTCGTGTACGAGATGCCACGCAAGTACAACCTGAACCTGCTGGCCAAGGACAGCCGGTGCCTGCAGCACATGTTCGCGGCGGAGATCTTCATGCACCAGTTCCTCCTCTCCAGCCCCGTGCGCACCCTCGACCCGGAGGAGGCCGACTGGTTCTACACACCCGCCTACACCACCTGCGACCTCACCCCGCAGGGCTTCCCGCTCCCCTTCCGCGCCCCGCGCATCATGCGCAGCGCCGTCCGCTACGTCGCCGCCACGTGGCCCTACTGGAACCGCACCGACGGCGCCGACCacttcttcctcgcgccgcaCGACTTCGGCGCCTGCTTCCACTACCAGGAGGAGCGCGCCATCGAGCGCGGCATCCTCCCGGTGCTCCGGCGCGCCACGCTGGTGCAGACGTTCGGCCAGCGCCACCACCCCTGCCTCCAGCCGGGGTCGATCACCGTGCCGCCCTACGCCGATCCCCGCAAGATGGAGGCGCACCGCATCAGCCCCGCGACGCCGCGCTCGATCTTCGTGTATTTTCGGGGGCTTTTCTACGACATGGGGAATGATCCCGAGGGCGGGTACTACGCCCGCGGCGCGAGGGCGTCGGTGTGGGAGAACTTCAAGGACAACCCGCTGTTCGACATCTCGACGGAGCACCCGGCGACGTACTACGAGGACATGCAGCGGGCCATCTTCTGCCTGTGCCCGCTGGGGTGGGCGCCGTGGAGCCCCCGgctggtggaggcggtggtgttCGGGTGCATCCCGGTGATCATCGCCGACGACATCGTGCTCCCCTTCGCGGACGCCATCCCGTGGGGGGAGATCAGCGTGTtcgtggcggaggaggacgtgCCGAGGCTGGACACCATCCTGGCGTCCGTCCCGCTCGACGAGGTCATCCGGAAGCAGCGGCTGCTGGCGTCCCCGGCGATGAAGCAGGCCGTGCTGTTCCACCAGCCGGCGAGGGCCGGCGACGCGTTCCACCAGATACTCAACGGGCTCGCGCGCAAGCTGCCGCACCCCAAGGGCGTCTTCCTCGAGCCCGGCGAGAAGGGCATCGACTGGGACCAGGGCCTCGAGAACGACCTCAAGCCATGGTAG
- the LOC127785760 gene encoding probable glucuronosyltransferase Os01g0926600: MAMRLSSAAVALALLLAATALEDVARGQDTERIEGSAGDVLEDDPVGRLKVYVYELPTKYNKKMVAKDSRCLSHMFAAEIFMHRFLLSSAIRTLNPEEADWFYTPVYTTCDLTPWGHPLPFKSPRIMRSAIQFISSHWPYWNRTDGADHFFVVPHDFGACFHYQEEKAIERGILPLLRRATLVQTFGQKDHVCLKEGSITIPPYAPPQKMKTHLVPPETPRSIFVYFRGLFYDTANDPEGGYYARGARASVWENFKNNPLFDISTDHPPTYYEDMQRSIFCLCPLGWAPWSPRLVEAVVFGCIPVIIADDIVLPFADAIPWDEIGVFVAEDDVPKLDTILTSIPMDVILRKQRLLANPSMKQAMLFPQPAQPGDAFHQILNGLGRKLPHPKSVYLDPGQKVLNWTQGPVGDLKPW, encoded by the exons ATGGCGATGCGGCTGTCTTCGGCGGCCGTGGCGCTCGCGCTGCTTctggccgccaccgccttggAGGACGTTGCCAGGGGCCAGGACACCGAGAGGATCGAAG GGAGTGCGGGTGATGTGCTGGAAGATGACCCTGTCGGGAGGCTTAAGGTGTATGTCTACGAGTTGCCCACTAAATACAACAAGAAGATGGTGGCAAAAGATTCCAGATGCCTCAGCCACATGTTTGCTGCAGAGATTTTCATGCATCGATTCCTCTTGTCAAGTGCGATCCGGACTTTAAATCCGGAGGAAGCTGATTGGTTCTATACTCCAGTATACACGACGTGCGATCTTACTCCATGGGGTCATCCCTTGCCCTTCAAGTCTCCAAGGATTATGAGAAGTGCAATTCAGTTCATTTCCTCGCATTGGCCCTATTGGAACAGGACAGATGGGGCAGACCATTTCTTTGTTGTGCCACATGATTTCGGAGCATGCTTCCATTATCAG GAAGAGAAGGCCATTGAGCGGGGAATCCTGCCATTGCTTCGCCGTGCGACGCTGGTCCAGACTTTTGGGCAGAAGGATCATGTCTGCCTCAAGGAAGGGTCCATCACAATCCCACCATATGCTCCTCCTCAGAAGATGAAAACTCACCTTGTTCCCCCAGAGACACCTCGATCAATCTTTGTCTATTTCCGTGGTTTATTCTATGATACGGCAAATGATCCTGAGGGTGGTTACTATGCAAG AGGTGCCCGTGCATCGGTGTGGGAGAACTTCAAGAACAATCCTCTTTTTGACATCTCCACAGACCACCCACCAACCTACTACGAGGACATGCAGCGTTCCATCTTCTGCTTGTGCCCTCTAGGCTGGGCTCCGTGGAGCCCCCGGTTGGTTGAAGCCGTTGTGTTCGGCTGCATTCCAGTGATCATTGCAGACGACATTGTCCTACCTTTTGCGGACGCGATCCCATGGGATGAGATCGGTGTATTTGTGGCGGAGGACGACGTCCCAAAGCTGGACACCATCCTGACATCGATACCAATGGATGTGATTCTGCGGAAGCAGAGGCTGCTAGCGAACCCGTCGATGAAGCAGGCCATGCTGTTCCCGCAGCCCGCCCAGCCAGGTGACGCCTTCCACCAGATACTCAACGGGCTGGGACGGAAGCTTCCACACCCGAAGAGCGTGTACCTGGACCCGGGGCAGAAGGTGCTGAACTGGACCCAGGGCCCGGTGGGTGACCTGAAGCCATGGTAG